The following is a genomic window from Paenibacillus sp. FSL R5-0766.
TTTTGTACCACTTTGCTATTGATTTTGCGCAAACCCAATGTTTTCACAGTTGTTCTTTGCGTCTCCGGACGTCCGATCAAGCTGCGGACGAGGGTAATTTCTAATTTAGCCATGAGAATTCCCTCCTTAACCCAGAAGCTCTTCGACGGATTTTCCGCGCAGTTTAGCCACGTCTTCAGCACGCTTCAAACGGGACAAACCTTCCAAAGTCGCATTGACCATGTTCATGGAATTCGAAGAACCCAGAGATTTTGTCAAAATGTCACCTACACCAGCAAGTTCGAGAACCGCACGTACAGGACCACCAGCGATAACACCAGTACCTTCAGATGCTGGTTTCAACAGCACGCGTCCTGCGCCGAACTTACCTGTTACCAAGTGAGGAATCGATGTTCCTACGAGTGGAACGTGTACAAGGTTTTTCTTAGCATCTTCAATACCTTTGCGAATTGCATCAGGTACTTCGCCCGCTTTACCGATACCAGCTCCAACCCAGCCGTTGCCGTCGCCGACTACAACCAGTGCGCTAAAGCTGAAACGGCGTCCGCCTTTTACTACTTTAGCTACGCGATTAATATTTACAACTCTTTCAGTCAGTTCCAAAGTATTCGGATCTACACGCAAGTCGTTAACCTCCTTTTGAAAAATATCTTAAAACTCAAGTCCTGCTTCACGAGCCGCTTCAGCCAATGCTGCGATACGACCATGGTACAGATAACCGCTACGGTCAAATACGATGTTGGAAACACCCTTGTCTTTAGCACGTTTAGCAACGAGTTCGCCAACTTTACGAGCTGATTCAACAGATGCACCATTTTTGATGTCAGTGCTCAATTCTTTGTCTACGGTAGACGCGGAAGCGATTGTTACACCAGCAACATCATCGATGATTTGAGCATACATATGTTTACCAGAACGGAATACGTTCAAACGAGGACGTGCTGCCGTTCCTTGGATTTTCTTACGAACACGAAGGTGTCTTTTCAGACGAGCCTTATTTTTATCTGGTTTCGTAATCATCTCAAAGATTCACTCCTTTCAGGTTACCTCGCTGGCTTCAAAGCAGAAGCCACGGGGTATATTAGAAACACACGAAGCAAGCAAGCCGAAAGCCGCGCAAAGGCGGTAAGAGAAATCTTATTTCTTCTTACCGGCTTTACCTTCCTTACGGATGATACGCTCGCCTTCATATTTAATACCTTTACCTTTGTATGGCTCAGGTTCACGTACGGAACGGATTTTAGCAGCGTAAGCACCTACACGCTCTTTGTCAATTCCGCGAACGATGATTTTTGTATTCGAAGGTACTTCGAATTCAATTCCCGCTTCCGGTGTAATTTCAACCGGGTGAGAGTAACCAACGTTCAGAACGATTTTATCTCCGGATTTGCTTGCACGATATCCGACCCCAACCAATTCCAGAGATTTCGCGAATCCTTCAGTAACGCCGCTCACCATATTGTTTACAACGCTACGCGTTGTGCCGTGCAAAGAACGGTGAGTTTTGTTATCGGAAGGACGCACAACTGTGATTTCGTTATTTTCAACTGTAACCTTCATGTCTTTATGAAGCTCACGAGTCAAAGTTCCTTTAGGTCCTTTTACCGTAATAACGGTGTTGTCCAGGGTGATGTCTACACCACTTGGTACTGTGATTGGTTTGCGACCAATACGAGACATATGTTGCACCTCCTATCTTGTGACGTTATATTACCAAACGTAGCAAACGACTTCTCCGCCGGATTTCGATTGACGAGCTTCTTTGTCCGTCATGATACCTTTAGATGTCGAGATGATCGCGATTCCCAGGCCACCAAGTACACGAGGTACTTCGTTACTTTTCGTGTAAACACGAAGACCAGGTTTACTGATTCTTTTCAGACCAGTGATAACGCGCTCGTTATTTTGACCGTATTTCAGGAAAACACGGATAATCCCTTGTTTGTTATCATCGATAACTTCAGCGTCACGGATGAAACCTTCACGCTTCAGGATATCGGCGATTTGTTTTTTCATTGTCGAAGCAGGCATTTCTACCGTTTCGTGACGAACAGTGTTCGCGTTACGAATACGAGTAAGCATATCTGCAATTGGATCAGACATAGTCATTGTGAGTTAACCTCCTTCCCGTTCAGGACTTTTTACCAGCTTGCTTTTTTCACGCCAGGGATCTGGCCTTTATAAGCTAATTCACGGAAACAAATTCTGCAAATTTTGAACTTTTGCAGGACCGAATGTGGACGTCCGCAACGCTCACAGCGTGTATATGCACGTACTTTAAACTTAGGTGTACGTTGTTGTTTAACTTTCATCGAAGTTTTTGCCACTTAGCCTGACACCTCCTAAATAATTTCGGAGAAAAGGGAGTCTTTCCAGACACCCGGAAACGTTATGCCAACATTACTTAACGAAAGGCATTCCCATTTGCGTGAGCAATTCGCGGGACTCTTCGTCTGTTTTCGCCGTTGTTACGATGACAATATCCATACCGCGGACTTTATCAACTTTATCATACTCGATCTCTGGGAAGATCAGTTGCTCTTTCAGACCCAGTGTGTAGTTACCACGTCCATCGAAAGCTTTACTCGATACACCGCGGAAGTCGCGGACACGAGGAAGCGTTACGTTGAGCAATTTATCTAGGAAGTAGTACATACGCTCACCGCGTAATGTTACTTTCACACCGATAGGCATATTCTCACGCAGTTTGAAACCTGCGATAGATTTTTTAGCACGAGTGATTACAGGTTTTTGACCTGCGATCAGTTGCAAATCGCTTACTGCGGAATCCAACACTTTAGAGTTTTGGACAGCGTCGCCCACACCCATGTTGATAACGATTTTCTCGATTTTCGGCACTTGCATTACCGTTGTATAGTTAAACTTCTGCATCAAAGCAGGAGCGATTTCTTGCAGGTAACGTTCTTTCATTCTTGATGCCATGAATCATAGCCCTCCTTTCTCATTCGGTTCAATTAGTCGATAATTTCTCCGGAACGTTTAGCAACGCGCACTTTCTTACCGTTATCCAAAACTTTGTAACCTACACGGGTTACTTTTCCGCTCTTCGGATCGATGTGCATTACGTTGGAAACGTGAATCGGAGCTTCCTTCTCGATAATGCCGCCTTGCGGATTTTGCTGGTTAGGCTTCTGGTGTTTTTTCACCATGTTAACACCTTCCACAAGGACGCGGTTCTCACGAGGATAAGCAGCGATGACACGGCCTTTTTTACCTTTGTCTTTACCGCTGATCACCATAACCGTATCTTCCTTTTTAACGTGAAGTTTGTTGTTATGGGATTCCAGAACTTTTTTCACTCTTGGCATTTCGTACACCTCCTGTTTCTAACATCACGAGATTAAGCTTTAGATAACTTCTGGAGCCAAGGAAACGATTTTCATGAAGTCTTTATCGCGAAGTTCGCGAGCAACTGGTCCGAAAATACGTGTTCCACGTGGGCTTCTGTCGTCTTTTACAACAACCGCTGCATTTTCATCAAAACCGATGTAGGAACCGTCTTTACGACGTACAGAACGTTTCGTACGTACGACAACCGCTCTAACTACATCACCTTTTTTGACAACGCCGCCTGGTGTTGCTTGTTTAACAGAACAAACGATCAGATCACCGATTTGAGCTGTACGACGTCCCGTACCGCCGAGTACGCGGATACACATCAGTTCCTTCGCACCGGAGTTGTCAGCCACAGTCAAACGTGTAAATGGTTGAATCATTTAGTATTCCTCCTTTCAGCAGTGCTGCTGAGCATTAGATGATAACCGCTTTTTCTACGATTTCAGTAAGTCTCCAGCGTTTATCTTTCGAAAGCGGACGAGTCTCCATGATTTTCACCGTGTCACCGATTTTCGCAGTGTTTTCTTCGTCATGTGCTTTGAATTTTTTAGTAACCTTAATGCGTTTATGGTACAAGTTGTGTTTTTTGTAAGTTTCTACAGCAACAACAATTGTTTTGTCCATTTTATCGCTGACCACTTTACCAGTTTGCACTTTACGTGCGTTACGTTCTTCGCTCATTGTTGGCCTCCTTCCTGATTACGGACGGATTGTCCATCCTATCCCTAATTAACCGATTCCCAATTCTCTCTCACGGATAATGGTTTTAGCACGAGCTATTTCTTTCCGCACATCACGGATGCGAGTCGGGTTATCCAGCTGACCGGTAGCTAATTGAAAGCGGAGGTTAAAGAGTTCTTCTTTAAATCCGGCAATCTTTTGCTCAATTTCAGCAGAGGTTAGGTTGCGAAATTCACTAGCTTTCATTTGCTTCACCACCCAATTCTTCACGTTTCACGAACTTCGTTTTGATTGGCAGTTTGTGAGCGGCAAGACGCATTGCTTCGCGTGCAATTTCCTCCGGTACACCAGCAAGTTCAAACATGATCTTACCTGGTTTCACTACTGCAACCCATTTTTCTACGTTACCTTTACCGCTACCCATCCGAACCTCGAGAGGCTTTTGAGTGATTGGTTTGTCTGGGAAAATTTTGATCCAAACTTTACCACCACGTTTGATGTAACGAGTCATCGCAATACGAGCCGCTTCGATCTGACGGTTCGTAATCCAAGCCGGTTCCGTAGCTTGCAGACCGTATTCGCCAAAGTTCAGAGTCGTTCCGCCTTTAGCTTGGCCTTTCATATGTCCACGTTGTTGCTTACGGTGTTTTACACGTTTTGGTACCAACATGATTAGTTGCCTCCTTCCTTAGCAGCTTGTTTCTTAGCCGTAGGAAGAACCTCTCCACGATAGATCCATACTTTTACGCCGATACGTCCGTAAGTAGTATGAGCCTCTGCAGTACCATAGTCAATGTCAGCACGCAGTGTGTGCAGTGGAACAGTTCCTTCGCTGTAGCCTTCAGAACGTGCGATCTCAGCACCGCCAAGACGTCCGCCTACTTGAGTTTTGATACCTTTAGCACCGGAGCGCATAGTTCTTTGAATTGCTTGTTTCAGAGCACGACGGAAAGAAACGCGACGTTCCAATTGTTGTGCAATGCTTTCAGCTACAAGAACAGCATCCAAGTCCTGGTTCTTAATTTCAGAAATGTTGATGTGTACTTTTTTACCGCCAGCAATTTTCGTAATTTGGTTACGAAGATTTTCAACTTCCGAACCACCCTTACCAATAACCATACCTGGTTTAGCAGTGTGAATCGTTACGTTTACGCGGTTAGCCGCTCTCTCAATTTCTACACGAGATAGAGCGGAGTCTTTCAATTTATTTTTCAGGAATTCACGAATTCTCACGTCTTCCATCAAAAGATCACCGAAGTCTTTGCCTGCATACCACTTAGATTCCCAGTCACGGATAATTCCGACACGGAGTCCGACTGGATTTACCTTTTGGCCCACACATTTCCCCTCCTTCTACTTCTCAGATACCACCAAAGTAATGTGGCTAGTACGTTTGTTAATACGACTTGCACGTCCCATTGCACGAGGGCGGAAACGTTTCATTGTCGGTCCTTGGTTCACGTAAGCTTGCGAGATAACCAAGTTGTTAACATCCAAAGAATAGTTATGTTCCGCATTCGCAATAGCGGAGTTAAGCAACTTCTCAACGATTGGAGAAGCGGATTTCGGAGTGTGACGGAGAATGGCAACCGCCTCACCTACTTGCTTGCCGCGAATCAAGTCAACAACGAGTTGAACTTTACGAGGAGCAATCCGGATAAACTTAGCATGTGCTTTTGCTTCCATTGTGTAACCTCCTCTCAAACATTAAAGATGTTCATTTATCTTCTTGTTTTCTTATCATCATCAGTATGGCCTTTGTACGTACGGGTTGGAGCGAACTCACCCAGTTTGTGTCCGACCATGTCCTCAGTTACATACACTGGCACGTGTTTACGACCGTCGTAAACGCCAAATGTGTGACCGATGAATTGTGGGAAAATTGTAGAACGACGGGACCAGGTTTTGATTACGTTCTTCTTGCCTGAAGCTTCCATCTCTTCTACCTTTTTGAGCATGTAGCCATCAATGAATGGCCCTTTTTTCAAACTGCGACCCATGTGGAGATCCTCCCTTCAAACGTAGCTATTATGCATCCGCAGATGCCTCACGAAGTTATGCACAGTGTGTATTACTTCGTGCGGCGGCGAATGATGTATTTATCAGAAGCTTTATTTTTCTTACGCGTTTTGTAACCAAGAGTAGGTTTACCCCATGGTGACATTGGCGATTTACGTCCGATTGGAGCACGACCTTCACCACCACCGTGTGGGTGATCGTTAGGGTTCATTACTACACCACGAACCTCAGGACGTTTACCCAACCAACGGCTACGACCGGCTTTACCGATTTTGATGAGCTCGTGGTCTTGGTTACCAACAGATCCGATTGTCGCGCGGCAAACTTTCAAAATACGACGAACTTCTCCGGAAGAGAGACGAACGGAAACGTATTTTTCTTCTTTACCAAGCAATTGAGCTTCTGTACCAGCAGCACGAACCAATTGTCCGCCTTTACCTGGTTTCAACTCGATGTTGTGGATAACGGTACCTACTGGAATGTTTTCGAGTGGCAGTGCGTTACCGATTTTGATGTCTGATTCAGGTCCGGAGAATACTTGATCTCCAACTTTCAAACCTTTAGGAGCGATGATGTAACGTTTCTCACCATCAGCATAGTGAATCAAAGCGATGTTGGATGTACGGTTCGGGTCATACTCAATCGTAGCAACGCGGCCCGGTATTCCATCTTTAGTACGTTTGAAGTCAATGATACGGTATTTACGTTTGTGTCCACCACCATGGTGACGAACTGTAATTTTACCTTGGTTGTTGCGGCCTGCTTGTTTGCTCAACGGGGCCAACAACGATTTCTCCGGCTGATTTGTGGTGATTTCCTCAAATGTAGAAACGGACATGTTCCGTCTTGCCGGGGATGTTGGTTTATACTTTTTGATTGGCACTGGGTTTCCCTCCTTACTTCAAAAATTCAATTATACAGTTTCAAAGAACTCAAGCGTTTTGCTGTCTTTTGTCAGCGTTACAAACGCTTTTTTCCATTCGCTAGTATATCCGGAATAACGTCCGTACCGTTTCGGCTTAGCTGGAACACGAAGCGTGTTCACGTTTTTCACTTTTACATTGAAAATAGCTTCTACTGCCTTTTTGATCTCGGTTTTGTTTGCACGGATATCGACTTCAAATACATATTTCAAGTCGTTCATCATGTCAGCAGTACGTTCCGTAATAATCGGACGTTTTACAATATCACGAGGATCCTTCATTACGCGAGCACCTCCTCTACCTTCTGAACTGCTTCTTTCGTAATGATCAATTTGTCGTGCGAGAGCACGTCAAGAACATTAATACCGTCAGCAGCTACGAATTTCACGCCTGGAATATTCCGTGCGGAAAGAGCTACATTATCATCATAGCTAGGAGCTACGATCAAAGCTTTACGTCCCACTTTGAGGTTACTCAAGATGGCTGCAAATTCTTTAGTTTTAGGCGTACTCAACGTAAGAGCGTCCAAAACGATAATGTCATTGTCAAGCACTTTGGATGAAAGGGCTGATTTGATCGCCAAGCGGCGAACTTTCTTAGGCAGTTTATACGCATAGCTCCGTGGTGTTGGACCAAATACGATACCGCCGCCTTTCCATTGTGGTGAACGAATTGAACCTTGACGAGCGCGACCTGTACCTTTTTGTTTCCAAGGCTTACGTCCACCGCCACGAACTTCAGAACGTCCTTTTACTTTGTGGGTACCTTGACGAAGGGAAGCGCGTTGCATAAGAACTGCATCGTACAGAACGTGTTGGTTCGGCTCAATTCCGAAAACCGCATCGTTCAATTCAACTTCGCCTACTTGGCTACCATCTACATTGTAAACTGATACTTTTGGCATTTTGTGTTCCTCCTTTCTTCAGTGGTTATTTTTTCACCGTTTCTTTAACTCTGATGAGACTGTTTTTCGGTCCAGGAATGGAACCTTTCACGAGCAACACGTTACGCTCAGCGTCTACTTTAACTACTTCAAGACGTTGAATTGTAATAGTATCATGTCCCATGTGTCCTGGCAGGCGTTTGCCTTTAGGAACGCGGTTAGCTTGGATCGAACCCATTGAACCAGGGCCACGGTGGTAACGCGAACCGTGTGACATAGGTCCAGTGCTTTGTCCCCAACGTTTGATAACGCCGGCAAAACCTTTACCTTTAGAAATACCCGTTACGTCAACGAATTCGCCTTCAGCGAAAATGTCAGCTTTCAGTTCTTGGCCAACTTCATATTCTGCGATGTTGATACCGCGAACTTCACGAACGTAGCGCTTAGGGGCAGTGTTCGCTTTTTTAGCGTGACCTGCTTCTGGCTTGTTAGCATTTTTCTCTTTCTTATCGGAGTAACCGATTTGAATTGCTTCGTAGCCATCGTTCTCAATGTCTTTCTTTTGCAAAACAACACAAGGGCCTGCTTCGATAACCGTTACTGGAACAACGTTACCTTCAGGAGTAAATACTTGAGTCATTCCGAGTTTTTTTCCTAAGATTGCTTTCATGTTGACACCTCTTTTCCTTTATACATGGTCTTTGTTGTAGCTTGTATTACAATTTAATTTCGATATCTACACCGGACGGCAGATCCAAGCGCATCAAGGCATCCACAGTTTGTGGAGTCGGGTTAACGATGTCGATCAAACGTTTATGTGTACGTTGTTCGAATTGTTCCCGAGAATCCTTGTACTTGTGCACCGCACGAAGAATAGTAATGATTTGTTTTTCAGTAGGAAGCGGAATCGGACCGGATACACCAGCACCCGAACGTTTTGCTGTTTCAACAATTTTCTCCGCGGATTGATCAAGAATTCTGTGGTCGTAAGCTTTCAAACGAATACGAATTTTTTGCTTTGCCATTTTAGTCCCTCCTTCTATCGCCCAATTTTTTATCGGACATACTCCGTGAAAATTTTCTAGCCACTCTCCCATGGCAAAGGGGCCGGGTGTGCCAGTAACCTCTCACATCATCGCAACGTCACAGAACAACATTCATTATTATATAGAAAAGATAGGCGTATTGCAAGCATATTTAAGAAAAACATTTAAACTTATCTTTTCTGATGAAATGACTTCGTTTATTGCAGTGTTAATCTTCAATATCCAGGCTGCCTTGCCAATCCTTCTAAACTCGTAAATGATGTTCATTTTGTATGACGCAGGTTCCGAACTTTAAACATAATAAAAGAGTTCTCTATCCGATGTCGGATAAAGAACTCTTCCGAAGCTTCGTTACAATACAATGTTACTCGTTCCAGTACACTGTTACATATGCTTTATTCAGCGTTAAGCCGAATTATTTTTGGATAGATGCTACGGAACCGGCACCTACTGTACGTCCGCCTTCACGAATGGAGAATTTAGTTCCTTCTTCAATCGCGATTGGAGAGATCAGGGAAACAGTAACAGTGATGTTATCACCAGGCATTACCATTTCAGTACCTTCAGGCAAGTTGATGATGCCTGTTACGTCAGTTGTACGGAAGTAGAACTGTGGACGGTAACCAGTGAAGAATGGTTTGTGACGTCCGCCCTCTTCTTTAGTCAGAACGTAGATTTGAGCTGTGAATTCTGTGTGTGGCTTAACAGAACCTGGTTTTGCAAGTACTTGACCACGCTCGATTTGAGTACGGTCAACACCACGCAACAATGCACCGATGTTGTCACCCGCTTGAGCGGAATCCAACAATTTACGGAACATCTCAACGCCTGTTACAACGGATTTTTTAGTTTCTTCAGTGATACCAACGATTTCGATCTCTTCGCCGACTTTAACAGTACCACGCTCTACACGGCCAGTAGCAACAGTACCACGACCAGTGATGGAGAATACGTCCTCGACAGGCATCAAGAAAGGCTTGTCAGTTTGACGCTCAGGCAGTGGGATGTAAGTGTCGATCTCTTTGAACATCTCAACAATTTTTTGAGCCCATTCGCCATCTGGGTTTGCCAGAGCTTCACGAGCGGATCCACGAGTGATTGGAGTATCGTCACCTGGGAACTCATATTCGTTAAGAAGGTCGCGAACTTCCATCTCAACCAATTCCAACAACTCTTCGTCTTCAACCATGTCACATTTGTTCAAGAATACAACAATGTAAGGTACGCCTACTTGACGGGAGAGCAAGATGTGCTCACGAGTTTGTGGCATTGGGCCGTCTGCTGCGGATACTACCAAGATAGCTCCATCCATTTGAGCCGCGCCAGTGATCATGTTTTTAACATAGTCGGCGTGACCTGGGCAGTCAACGTGAGCGTAGTGACGAGTGTCAGTTTCGTACTCAACGTGTGATGTGGAGATTGTGATACCGCGTTCGCGCTCTTCTGGAGCTTTGTCGATTTGGTCGAATGCAATTGCAGCACCACCGTAAGTTTTGGACAATACAGTTGTGATTGCAGCAGTCAGAGTTGTTTTACCGTGATCGACGTGACCAATAGTACCGATGTTAACGTGGGGTTTATTACGTTCGTATTTAGCCTTTGCCATTTGAACGTGGCCTCCTTAAAATTATAATTTTATGTTTTCACTGAATGAAGTGCTCCGAATTGAATTCTTATGCACTTGCATCCAGTGTGAGAAAACTACTCGGTGCCTTTTGTTTTGGCAACGATTTCTTCAGCGATGCTCTTAGGAACTTCTTCATAGTGAGAGAGTTCCATGGAGAATACGCCGCGTCCTTGAGTACCGGAACGAAGAGTTGTAGAGTAACCAAACATTTCAGACAGAGGTACCTTAGCACGGATGATTTGAGCTCCACTACGGGAATCCATACCTTCGATGCGGCCACGACGGGAGTTCAACATACCCATTACGTCACCCATGTACTCTTCTGGAACAGTTACTTCTACTTTCATGATAGGCTCAAGCAGAACTGGTTTACACTTGTCTTTAGCCGCTTTAAGCGCCATAGATCCGGCAATTTTAAATGCCATCTCATTGGAATCGACATCATGGTAAGATCCGTCTACGATTGTAGCCTTAACGTCAACAAGCGGGAAGCCTGCAATAACGCCGTTTTTCATTTGCTCTTCAATCCCTGACAGTGCAGGTTGAATGTATTCTCTTGGTACGGAACCACCGACAACCTTACTTTCGAACTGGCTGCCTGTACCCGGCTCGAGAGGTTCGAATTCAACCCATACGTGACCGTATTGACCACGACCACCGGATTGACGTACGAATTTACCTTCAACGCGCGCTGGAGCACGGAATGTTTCACGGTAAGCTACTTGTGGTTTACCCACAGTAGTTTCAACCTTGAACTCACGACGCATACGGTCGATGATGATATCAAGGTGAAGCTCACCCATACCTGCCAAGATTGTTTGACCTGTTTCTTCGTCAGTATGAGCACGAAGAGTTGGATCCTCTTCAGTCAACTTACCGAGAGCAACACCCATTTTATCTTGGTCAGCTTTGGTTTTAGGTTCAACGGCGATTTCGATAACCGGATCAGGGAAGTTCATTGACTCCAGGATAACCGGATTTTTCTCATCACATAGTGTATCACCTGTACCCGTATCTTTCAAACCTACGGCAGCTGCAATATCACCGGAGTAAACTACAGTGATTTCTTGACGGCTGTTCGCATGCATTTGAAGGATACGACCGATACGCTCACGTTTGTTTTTAGTGGCATTCAATACATATGATCCGGATTGAAGAACACCAGAGTATACGCGGAAGAATGTCAATTTACCAACGTAAGGGTCTGTCATGATTTTGAATGCCAATGCGGAGAAAGGCTCTTCATCGGATGACTGACGGACTGCTTCAGTTCCATCTTCAAGATGTCCAGTGATCGAAGGAACATCTGTTGGAGCTGGCAAGTAATCGATAACAGCATCCAACATCAGTTGAACACCTTTGTTACGATACGAGGATCCACAGATAACCGGGAAGATCTTAACATCTACAACACCTTTACGGAGTACGGCTTTGATCTCATCAATTGTGATTTCTTCGCCTTCCAGGTATTTCATTGTCAAATCTTCATCCAGTTCAGCAACGCGCTCAATCAACTCGTTGCGAAGTTCTTCAACTTGATCCGCAAATTCTGCAGGAATGTCGGTTTCTTCGATATCTTGACCAAGGTCATCTTTGTACATATGAGCTCTTTGTGCAACGATATCGATGATACCAGTGAAATCATTTTCAGCGCCGATCGGAAGTTGAATCGCAACTGCGTTCGCTTGAAGGCGATCACGCATGTCAGATACAACGTTCAGGAAGTCAGCACCGATGATATCCATTTTATTTACATATGCGATACGAGGTACGCCGTACTTGTCAGCCTGTCTCCATACGGTTTCGGACTGAGGCTCAACGCCTTCTTTCGCACTGAATACACCAACTGCTCCGTCCAATACACGAAGGGAACGTTCAACTTCAACAGTGAAGTCAACGTGTCCCGGGGTATCAATAATATTAACGCGGTGGCCTTTCCAAGCAGCGGTAGTTGCAGCGGAAGTAATCGTAATTCCGCGCTCCTGTTCCTGTTCCATCCAGTCCATTGTCGCAGCGCCTTCG
Proteins encoded in this region:
- the rplC gene encoding 50S ribosomal protein L3, yielding MKAILGKKLGMTQVFTPEGNVVPVTVIEAGPCVVLQKKDIENDGYEAIQIGYSDKKEKNANKPEAGHAKKANTAPKRYVREVRGINIAEYEVGQELKADIFAEGEFVDVTGISKGKGFAGVIKRWGQSTGPMSHGSRYHRGPGSMGSIQANRVPKGKRLPGHMGHDTITIQRLEVVKVDAERNVLLVKGSIPGPKNSLIRVKETVKK
- the rpsJ gene encoding 30S ribosomal protein S10, translated to MAKQKIRIRLKAYDHRILDQSAEKIVETAKRSGAGVSGPIPLPTEKQIITILRAVHKYKDSREQFEQRTHKRLIDIVNPTPQTVDALMRLDLPSGVDIEIKL
- the rplD gene encoding 50S ribosomal protein L4, which encodes MPKVSVYNVDGSQVGEVELNDAVFGIEPNQHVLYDAVLMQRASLRQGTHKVKGRSEVRGGGRKPWKQKGTGRARQGSIRSPQWKGGGIVFGPTPRSYAYKLPKKVRRLAIKSALSSKVLDNDIIVLDALTLSTPKTKEFAAILSNLKVGRKALIVAPSYDDNVALSARNIPGVKFVAADGINVLDVLSHDKLIITKEAVQKVEEVLA
- the fusA gene encoding elongation factor G, translating into MAREFSLKNTRNIGIMAHIDAGKTTTTERILFYTGRTHKIGEVHEGAATMDWMEQEQERGITITSAATTAAWKGHRVNIIDTPGHVDFTVEVERSLRVLDGAVGVFSAKEGVEPQSETVWRQADKYGVPRIAYVNKMDIIGADFLNVVSDMRDRLQANAVAIQLPIGAENDFTGIIDIVAQRAHMYKDDLGQDIEETDIPAEFADQVEELRNELIERVAELDEDLTMKYLEGEEITIDEIKAVLRKGVVDVKIFPVICGSSYRNKGVQLMLDAVIDYLPAPTDVPSITGHLEDGTEAVRQSSDEEPFSALAFKIMTDPYVGKLTFFRVYSGVLQSGSYVLNATKNKRERIGRILQMHANSRQEITVVYSGDIAAAVGLKDTGTGDTLCDEKNPVILESMNFPDPVIEIAVEPKTKADQDKMGVALGKLTEEDPTLRAHTDEETGQTILAGMGELHLDIIIDRMRREFKVETTVGKPQVAYRETFRAPARVEGKFVRQSGGRGQYGHVWVEFEPLEPGTGSQFESKVVGGSVPREYIQPALSGIEEQMKNGVIAGFPLVDVKATIVDGSYHDVDSNEMAFKIAGSMALKAAKDKCKPVLLEPIMKVEVTVPEEYMGDVMGMLNSRRGRIEGMDSRSGAQIIRAKVPLSEMFGYSTTLRSGTQGRGVFSMELSHYEEVPKSIAEEIVAKTKGTE
- the tuf gene encoding elongation factor Tu gives rise to the protein MAKAKYERNKPHVNIGTIGHVDHGKTTLTAAITTVLSKTYGGAAIAFDQIDKAPEERERGITISTSHVEYETDTRHYAHVDCPGHADYVKNMITGAAQMDGAILVVSAADGPMPQTREHILLSRQVGVPYIVVFLNKCDMVEDEELLELVEMEVRDLLNEYEFPGDDTPITRGSAREALANPDGEWAQKIVEMFKEIDTYIPLPERQTDKPFLMPVEDVFSITGRGTVATGRVERGTVKVGEEIEIVGITEETKKSVVTGVEMFRKLLDSAQAGDNIGALLRGVDRTQIERGQVLAKPGSVKPHTEFTAQIYVLTKEEGGRHKPFFTGYRPQFYFRTTDVTGIINLPEGTEMVMPGDNITVTVSLISPIAIEEGTKFSIREGGRTVGAGSVASIQK